One window of Medicago truncatula cultivar Jemalong A17 chromosome 2, MtrunA17r5.0-ANR, whole genome shotgun sequence genomic DNA carries:
- the LOC11445855 gene encoding nodulin-26, which translates to MFKKLYIYSNYNYFSNSFSHQLFVNSRATFISCAIFQLHIKNICSIYLFLSTMTDNSESNEIHHEVVLDVNSHASQNCEESGIKDSVPLLKKLVAEVVGTYMMIFAGCAAVIVNLNNDHVVTLPGIAFAWGFTVMVLIYSVGHISGAHFNPAVTIAFASTRRFPFKQVPTYMIAQVLGSTLASGSLRLIFNGEDDHFIGTLPAGSNLQAFVIEFICTFFLMFVITAVATDNRAIGELAGLAIGSTIIIDILFAGPMTGASMNPARSLGPAFLYDNYTGLWIYLIAPILGALVGTWTYNFIRHTNKPTCDELPKIELTKIVPFLRRSRS; encoded by the exons atgtTTAAGAAACTATATATCTACTCAAACTATAACTACTTCTCAAATAGTTTTTCTCATCAATTGTTTGTCAATAGCAGAGCCACATTCATTTCTTGCGCCATTTTTCAgcttcatataaaaaatatatgtagtatatatttatttttgtcaaccATGACTGATAATTCAGAAAGCAACGAAATTCATCATGAGGTAGTTTTAGATGTAAATAGTCATGCCTCACAAAATTGTGAAGAATCAGGCATCAAAGACTCTGTGCCCCTTCTCAAGAAG CTGGTAGCAGAAGTGGTGGGAACATACATGATGATATTTGCGGGTTGTGCTGCTGTTATTGTGAATCTTAACAATGATCATGTAGTAACACTTCCTGGAATTGCATTTGCTTGGGGATTCACTGTTATGGTTTTGATTTACTCTGTTGGTCACATTTCTGGTGCTCATTTCAACCCTGCTGTTACCATTGCTTTTGCTTCTACGAGAAGATTTCCCTTCAAGCAA GTACCAACTTATATGATAGCTCAGGTCCTTGGATCCACATTAGCAAGTGGAAGCCTCAGACTAATATTTAATGGTGAAGATGATCATTTTATTGGAACACTTCCAGCTGGTTCTAATTTGCAAGCTTTTGTAATCGAGTTCATATGCACTTTCTTCCTTATGTTTGTTATTACTGCAGTAGCCACCGATAACAGAGCG attgGTGAATTAGCCGGACTTGCGATTGGGTctacaataataatagatatattgTTTGCGGG ACCAATGACGGGAGCATCGATGAATCCAGCAAGGAGTTTAGGACCTGCTTTTTTATACGACAATTATACAGGATTATGGATATATTTGATTGCACCAATTCTAGGAGCTTTGGTAGGTACATGGACTTACAATTTCATCAGGCACACAAACAAGCCAACGTGTGATGAGCTCCCTAAGATTGAGCTCACCAAGATTGTCCCTTTCCTTAGGAGGAGCAGGTCGTAA